In the Eptesicus fuscus isolate TK198812 chromosome 12, DD_ASM_mEF_20220401, whole genome shotgun sequence genome, one interval contains:
- the TOMM34 gene encoding mitochondrial import receptor subunit TOM34, translating to MAPKLSDSVERLRAAGNQSFRNGQFSEAATLYSRALRVMQEQGSLDHKEESVLYSNRAACHLKDGNCRDCIKDCTSALALVPFSMKPLLRRASAYEALEKYPLAYVDYKTVLQIDDSVMSALEGVNRMTRALMDSLGPEWRLKLPSIPLVPVSAQKRWDSEYHKETPKGKSKETTTAKSRVPSSGDVERARALKEEGNELVKKGNHKKAIEKYSESLSYSNLESATYSNRALCYLALNQYKEAVKDCTEALKLDGKNVKAFYRRAQAYKALKDYKSSFADINSLLKIEPKNVPAQKLQQEVNQNLN from the exons ATGGCCCCCAAACTCTCGGACTCGGTGGAGCGGCTGCGCGCCGCCGGCAACCAGAGCTTCCGCAACGGCCAGTTCTCCGAGGCCGCCACGCTCTACAGCCGCGCGCTGCGGGTGATGCAGGAGCAAG GTTCTTTGGACCATAAAGAAGAAAGTGTTCTCTACTCCAACCGAGCAGCATGCCACTTGAAGGATGGGAACTGCAGAGATTGCATCAAAGATTGCACTTC AGCACTGGCCTTGGTTCCCTTCAGCATGAAGCCCTTGCTGCGGCGAGCATCGGCCTATGAGGCTCTGGAGAAGTATCCCCTGGCCTACGTGGACTACAAGACTGTGCTGCAAATTGATGACAGTGTGATGTCAGCCTTGGAAGGCGTCAACAG AATGACCAGAGCTCTCATGGACTCACTTGGGCCGGAGTGGCGCCTGAAACTGCCCTCTATCCCCTTGGTGCCTGTTTCAGCTCAGAAGAGGTGGGATTCAGAATACCACAAAGAGACACCTAAAGGCAAATCCAAAGAAACCACAACTGCCAAGAGCAGAG TGCCTTCTTCTGGGGATGTGGAGAGAGCCAGAGCTCTGAAGGAAGAAGGCAATGAGCTTGtaaagaagggaaaccataagaAAGCTATTGAGAAGTACAGTGAAAGCCTCTCGTATAGTAACCTGGAGTCCGCCACGTACAGCAACAG AGCGCTCTGCTATTTGGCCCTGAATCAGTACAAGGAAGCGGTGAAGGACTGCACAGAAGCCCTCAAGCTGGATGGGAAGAATGTGAAGGCATTTTACAGACGGGCTCAAGCTTATAAGGCACTCAAG GACTATAAATCCAGCTTTGCAGACATCAACAGTCTCCTGAAAATCGAGCCTAAGAATGTCCCTGCACAGAAGTTGCAGCAAGAAGTTAACCAGAACTTAAACTAA
- the PABPC1L gene encoding polyadenylate-binding protein 1-like, translating to MNASGPGFPLASLYVGDLHPDVTEAMLYDKFSLAGPILSIRVCRDVATRRSLGYAYINFQQPADAELALDTLNFEIIKGQPIRIMWSQRDPGLRKSGVGNIFIKNLEESIDNKALYDTFSTFGNILSCKVVCDDHGSRGFGFVHFETREAAQQAISTMNGMLLNNRKVFVSHFKSRQEREAELGVRAMEFTNVYVKNLKVDIDEQGLEALFSQFGKMLSVKVMRDDSGRSRGFGFVNFEKHEEAQKAVMDMNGKEVRGQLLYVGRAQKWAERQNELKRKFQQMKQTKQERLNHYQGVNLYVKNLDDSIDNERLRKEFSPYGVITSAKVMTEGGHSKGFGFVCFSSPEEATKAVTEMNGCILGTKPLYVALAQRKDERKAILTNQFMQQRLSNVWALGGPLLGSFQQPVSYFLPTVPQPPAQAACYGSGPPVQPPPRWTAQPPRPLTTYSPAASMAWSPATSQRSPTHISSVKKASSQEPHQMSYTQTVANIGTQTSGLGEAGCSMPSGPLLAQRYSLETPSTHEVQEPAVCIPGQEPLTVSMLAAAPLHKQKQMIGERLYPLIYNVHTQLAGKITGMLLEIDNSELLFMLESPESLNAKVEEALAVLHAGSPDHGGGADESECN from the exons ATGAACGCCAGCGGCCCGGGCTTCCCGCTTGCCTCGCTCTACGTGGGCGACCTGCACCCCGACGTGACCGAGGCCATGCTGTACGACAAGTTCTCGCTTGCCGGACCCATCCTGTCCATCCGCGTGTGCCGCGACGTGGCCACCCGCCGCTCGCTGGGCTATGCCTACATCAACTTCCAGCAGCCGGCCGACG CGGAGCTGGCACTGGATACACTGAACTTTGAGATTATCAAAGGCCAACCCATTCGCATCATGTGGTCCCAGCGAGACCCAGGACTTCGGAAGTCGGGTGTGGGCAACATCTTCATCAAGAACCTGGAGGAATCCATTGACAACAAGGCCTTATATGATACCTTCTCCACCTTTGGAAACATCCTGTCTTGCAAG GTGGTGTGTGATGACCACGGCTCCCGAGGCTTTGGCTTTGTCCATTTTGAGACCCGTGAGGCTGCGCAGCAGGCCATCAGCACCATGAATGGGATGCTGCTGAATAACCGCAAAGT CTTCGTTAGCCACTTCAAGTCCCGACAGGAGCGGGAGGCTGAGCTGGGGGTTCGGGCCATGGAGTTCACCAACGTCTATGTGAAGAACCTGAAAGTGGACATAGACGAGCAGGGCCTGGAGGCGCTCTTCTCCCAGTTTG GGAAGATGCTGAGTGTGAAGGTGATGAGGGATGACAGCGGCCGCTCCCGAGGCTTTGGCTTTGTCAACTTTGAGAAGCATGAGGAAGCCCAGAAG GCTGTGATGGACATGAATGGGAAGgaggtgagagggcagctgctctATGTGGGCCGTGCCCAGAAGTGGGCGGAGCGGCAGAATGAGCTTAAGCGAAAGTTCCAGCAGATGAAGCAGACGAAGCAGGAACGGCTGAACCATTACCAG GGCGTGAACCTGTATGTGAAGAACCTGGATGACTCCATTGATAATGAGAGACTGAGGAAAGAGTTCTCTCCCTACGGAGTGATCACCAGTGCCAAG GTGATGACAGAGGGTGGCCACAGCAAAGGGTttggctttgtgtgtttttcctctcCAGAAGAGGCAACGAAGGCCGTGACAGAGATGAACGGGTGCATCCTGGGTACCAAGCCGCTGTACGTGGCGCTGGCTCAGCGCAAAGATGAGCGGAAGGCTATCTTGACCAACCAGTTCATGCAGCAGCGCCTCTCCAACGTGTGGGCTCTGGGTGGCCCCCTCTTGGGCTCTTTCCAGCAGCCCGTCAGCTACTTCCTGCCCACCGTGCCCCAG cctccagcccaggctgcgtGCTATGGCTCTGGCCCACCTGTCCagcctccccccaggtggacggCCCAGCCACCTAGACCCTTGA CCACCTACTCTCCAGCTGCCTCAATGGCCTGGTCACCAGCCACGTCTCAGCGCTCCCCGACCCACATCAGCAGTGTCAAGAAGGCCTCTTCCCAGGAGCCACACCAGATGTCCTACACACAAACAGTGG CCAACATTGGTACCCAGACCTCTGGCCTTGGTGAGGCAGGATGCTCTATGCCAAGTGGGCCTCTCCTGGCACAGAGATATTCCTTGGAAACGCCCAGCACCCATGAG GTCCAGGAGCCTGCTGTGTGCATCCCCGGACAGGAGCCCCTGACCGTGTCCATGCTGGCCGCAGCACCACTGCACAAGCAAAAGCAGATGATAG GTGAGCGTCTCTACCCCCTTATCTACAATGTCCACACTCAGCTGGCGGGCAAGATCACAGGCATGCTGCTGGAGATCGACAACTCAGAACTGCTGTTCATGCTGGAGTCTCCAGAGTCCCTCAATGCCAAG GTAGAAGAAGCTTTGGCTGTGTTGCATGCAGGCTCCCCAGACCACGGAGGAGGAGCCGATGAAAGTGAATGTAATTGA